From a region of the Methylomonas rapida genome:
- a CDS encoding EAL domain-containing protein, whose translation MDSKVNLFPYFQPIVSVANGKIIGYEALARQLDANNKAVSAGSLFSSRELNAEESMELDRQVRWQALQKFAELDNNTYLAINISAAWIDNLKHLNASPTLKMLEELDIDRQRVIIEITEEHADLTKLTEIVKRYRKQGLRVALDDFGAGASQLQRVMAIQPDIIKIDMRLFKKASKGGIAAEVVSMMTRLGKRTGCQIICEGVETDEEFLFGLNCGAQYMQGYLFSPALPDFLPADMYEQRIISLRNKFLKRKVAKIQEKLKSIANIKELIYRLAERLQADFNLNELAHWNFSESGVIRFYLCNNEGYQLSPDFNFSKNKWFTDPRKIGFNWSWRPYFFQLLALEDGTEQNRIVTSERYRDFSTDQLCKTLSLRLDAERILLVDIFASE comes from the coding sequence ATGGACAGCAAAGTCAACCTATTCCCCTATTTTCAACCCATCGTCAGCGTGGCCAACGGAAAAATCATTGGCTATGAAGCACTTGCGCGCCAACTTGATGCCAACAACAAAGCCGTTTCGGCCGGCTCGCTTTTTTCTTCCCGCGAATTGAACGCCGAGGAAAGCATGGAGCTGGACCGTCAAGTGCGCTGGCAAGCTCTGCAAAAATTTGCCGAGCTCGATAACAATACTTATTTAGCCATCAATATTTCCGCGGCTTGGATAGATAATCTCAAACACCTCAATGCATCTCCCACGTTGAAAATGCTGGAAGAACTCGATATCGACCGCCAGCGTGTCATCATTGAAATCACCGAGGAACATGCCGACCTGACCAAACTGACGGAAATCGTCAAACGTTATCGCAAGCAAGGCTTGCGCGTCGCACTGGACGACTTCGGCGCAGGCGCGTCGCAATTGCAGCGCGTCATGGCCATACAGCCCGACATCATCAAAATCGATATGCGCCTGTTCAAAAAAGCCTCTAAAGGTGGCATAGCCGCCGAAGTGGTTTCGATGATGACTCGTTTGGGCAAGCGTACCGGTTGTCAAATCATTTGCGAAGGCGTCGAAACGGACGAGGAATTTTTGTTTGGACTGAATTGCGGCGCCCAATACATGCAAGGATACTTGTTTTCGCCGGCACTCCCCGACTTTTTACCCGCCGATATGTATGAACAACGCATCATTTCGTTGCGGAATAAGTTCTTGAAAAGAAAGGTTGCCAAAATACAGGAAAAACTGAAGTCCATCGCCAACATCAAGGAACTGATCTATCGTTTGGCGGAAAGATTACAAGCCGACTTCAACTTAAACGAACTGGCCCATTGGAACTTTTCGGAAAGCGGCGTGATTCGTTTTTATTTGTGTAACAACGAAGGTTATCAACTGTCACCCGATTTCAATTTTTCCAAGAACAAATGGTTCACCGATCCGCGTAAAATCGGTTTCAATTGGTCGTGGCGGCCTTATTTTTTTCAACTGCTGGCGTTGGAAGACGGCACCGAGCAAAATCGCATCGTCACGTCCGAGCGTTACCGCGATTTCAGCACCGACCAACTTTGCAAAACCTTGTCATTGCGTTTGGATGCCGAGCGCATATTATTGGTTGACATTTTTGCCTCAGAATAA
- a CDS encoding glycosyltransferase family 4 protein has product MKVAAFTGGLNVPSARFRIRQLVPRLAQEDVTLDEFISPISSFPPRQRWLRPVWLVAGVASRIPQVIAAQNYDVTLLQREFFSTLSTLERFTRRPRVLDVDDAIFLNRGGRFARKLAEQSDLVICGNDFLAERFAVWASRVCVLPTAVDTERYAPAAKQRDDVSVMGWIGTSSNYRYLSLIEPAIAEVLSRHPETRLRIVSDQPPCFTGLPSDQVEYVRWTPGNEVSLIQSFDVGLMPLADGDWERGKCSFKMLQYMACGLPVVVSPVGMNRQVLGLGKIGLGVTQKDDWIAGLDMLITQPHTAKAMGEVGRQVILDHFGVNVIAPKLACLLRSVV; this is encoded by the coding sequence ATGAAAGTAGCGGCATTTACTGGCGGGCTAAATGTCCCGTCGGCTCGGTTTCGTATACGTCAACTGGTGCCTCGCCTGGCGCAAGAAGATGTGACGCTGGATGAATTTATATCGCCGATTTCCTCTTTCCCTCCGCGTCAACGCTGGCTGAGACCTGTTTGGCTGGTCGCGGGCGTTGCGTCGCGTATTCCTCAGGTGATAGCCGCGCAGAATTACGATGTAACGCTACTTCAAAGGGAATTCTTTTCCACTTTATCGACATTGGAAAGATTTACCCGTCGACCACGGGTGCTCGATGTCGACGATGCAATTTTCCTTAATCGGGGCGGCCGTTTCGCTCGGAAGCTGGCGGAGCAATCCGATCTTGTAATCTGTGGAAACGATTTTTTGGCTGAGCGTTTTGCCGTCTGGGCAAGCCGGGTATGCGTTCTTCCGACGGCGGTCGATACCGAACGATATGCTCCGGCAGCGAAACAACGGGATGACGTTAGCGTAATGGGTTGGATAGGAACCAGTAGTAATTACCGTTATCTGTCGCTTATCGAACCGGCGATAGCCGAAGTGCTCAGTCGCCATCCCGAAACACGATTGCGCATCGTATCCGACCAACCGCCGTGTTTTACCGGGCTACCCTCGGATCAAGTCGAGTATGTTCGCTGGACACCCGGTAACGAAGTGTCGCTTATTCAGAGTTTCGATGTAGGCCTGATGCCGCTCGCGGATGGTGATTGGGAGCGCGGAAAGTGCAGTTTTAAGATGCTGCAGTATATGGCTTGCGGATTACCGGTGGTCGTTTCTCCGGTTGGCATGAATCGTCAAGTATTAGGACTAGGTAAAATCGGGCTTGGCGTTACGCAAAAGGATGATTGGATAGCGGGGCTGGACATGCTGATCACTCAACCTCACACAGCAAAGGCCATGGGCGAGGTCGGCCGGCAAGTAATACTCGATCACTTTGGTGTCAACGTCATTGCCCCGAAATTGGCCTGTCTGCTTCGGTCCGTCGTATGA
- a CDS encoding EVE domain-containing protein, whose amino-acid sequence MKYWLMKSEPDAFSIDDLQQRPGQTEHWDGVRNYQARNMMRDDMKIGDQVFFYHSNCDSPGIVGIAEVAKEAYPDFTAFDPADKHFDPKSNPDKPTWFMVDLRFVRKLKRAISLQELKLKPELAELALVRRGNRLSIMPVTASQWDFILQLE is encoded by the coding sequence ATGAAATACTGGCTCATGAAATCCGAACCCGATGCTTTCAGCATCGACGACTTACAACAACGCCCCGGTCAAACCGAACATTGGGATGGGGTGCGCAATTATCAGGCCCGTAACATGATGCGCGATGACATGAAAATCGGCGACCAGGTTTTTTTCTACCATTCCAATTGCGACTCGCCCGGCATCGTCGGCATCGCGGAAGTCGCCAAGGAAGCCTACCCGGACTTCACGGCTTTCGATCCGGCCGACAAGCACTTCGACCCCAAAAGCAATCCGGACAAGCCCACCTGGTTCATGGTCGACCTGCGTTTCGTTAGAAAACTCAAACGCGCCATCAGTCTGCAGGAACTCAAGCTCAAACCGGAATTAGCGGAATTGGCCCTGGTGCGCCGCGGTAACCGGCTCTCCATCATGCCCGTGACAGCGTCGCAA
- a CDS encoding class I SAM-dependent methyltransferase has translation MTVKLENIDCPLGCAKNDEIVLTGRDRLHDLPGEFTVVKCRSCGLMRTSPRPTPGTMGFYYPDNYGPYLGTQVKRREPTHLSTFKDQVKSLIHHFIDFNTMVLPPLEPGRMLELGCASGVFLYRMANLGWDVQGIEFSGTAAKMAADLGYSVHAGPLETAPKPDGVFDLIVGWMVLEHLHDPVGGLKKLREWAKPDAWLVLSVPNAASLEFRLFKQRWYALQLPTHLYHFTPQSMGQLLESCGWKLEKVHHQRILSNLIASMGYVLRDKGFGKFGQMLIDVPEGSAWWPYLLYPLAWIFSLFGQTGRMTVWARPVNNSTIEASS, from the coding sequence ATGACTGTCAAATTAGAAAATATAGATTGCCCACTGGGTTGCGCTAAGAATGATGAGATTGTTTTAACGGGACGGGATAGATTGCATGATTTGCCGGGAGAGTTTACGGTTGTCAAATGCCGGTCCTGTGGTCTGATGCGTACCTCGCCAAGACCAACACCAGGAACAATGGGTTTTTATTATCCGGATAATTACGGGCCTTATTTGGGGACGCAAGTCAAACGCCGTGAACCAACCCATTTGTCAACATTTAAAGACCAAGTCAAATCCCTTATTCACCACTTCATTGATTTTAATACAATGGTTTTGCCGCCACTAGAACCCGGACGAATGCTGGAACTGGGCTGCGCGTCCGGCGTGTTTTTGTACCGGATGGCGAACTTAGGATGGGACGTCCAAGGGATAGAATTTTCAGGAACAGCCGCAAAGATGGCTGCTGATTTAGGTTATAGCGTTCATGCGGGACCATTGGAGACGGCACCGAAGCCCGATGGAGTTTTTGATTTGATTGTCGGCTGGATGGTACTCGAGCACTTGCACGACCCAGTGGGGGGGCTAAAAAAACTGCGAGAATGGGCCAAACCCGACGCTTGGTTGGTGCTTTCCGTGCCGAATGCGGCCTCGCTGGAATTTAGGCTTTTCAAACAGCGTTGGTATGCTTTACAACTGCCGACACATCTTTATCACTTTACGCCGCAGTCGATGGGGCAACTGCTGGAGTCATGCGGCTGGAAGCTGGAAAAAGTTCATCACCAGCGTATTTTGAGCAATCTGATCGCCAGCATGGGGTATGTATTGCGCGACAAGGGATTTGGCAAATTTGGACAAATGCTGATCGATGTGCCTGAAGGCTCCGCTTGGTGGCCTTATCTGCTTTATCCCCTGGCTTGGATTTTTAGTTTATTCGGACAAACGGGACGGATGACGGTTTGGGCGCGTCCTGTTAACAACTCAACCATCGAAGCCTCATCATGA
- the murJ gene encoding murein biosynthesis integral membrane protein MurJ, whose translation MKQSIQLAILSSANLGITFLFQWYVLVQLGPGMESDALFAGMTIPQLVLAVISGSLMHVLVPILAGEDEDRLRHDAWALLVLIGALFGMLAVALHVTASWWVPLTVPGFDEAAKHLTIELSRIQLIGMVFTAINGVQWAAYHARQRFIWAEFSPFVSSVITFALLIWALPRFGVMAAAWLLSLRMALQTLLLLPGMGRVVRPNLTSSAIQQTWQRLKPLLLGTAYYKTDPVVDRFLLSTATSGSLSLYYLAQQIYGAISQIINKAIVAPLVPVLSTSYKKQDSELFRKIYRRKLFQVAIAGFLGLLFFAALGRQFLSILVEYRKVSGQDVELLWMMMLLMSGQFVIGNLGMVMTSMFYAVGDTKSPTIVGIYAYTFGIFFKISLFYWMGNLGLALGVSIYFLISLILMQNKITEKKYV comes from the coding sequence ATGAAGCAGTCGATTCAACTGGCGATACTCTCTTCGGCAAATCTGGGTATTACTTTTTTGTTTCAATGGTATGTCCTGGTTCAACTAGGGCCCGGTATGGAGTCCGATGCCTTGTTTGCGGGGATGACGATTCCACAGTTAGTTTTGGCTGTTATCAGCGGGTCACTGATGCATGTCTTGGTGCCGATTCTCGCCGGAGAGGACGAAGACCGCCTGCGGCACGATGCATGGGCTTTGCTTGTCTTGATTGGCGCGTTGTTTGGCATGTTGGCGGTTGCTCTTCATGTCACGGCGTCTTGGTGGGTGCCTTTGACTGTTCCGGGATTTGATGAAGCCGCAAAGCATCTGACAATCGAACTGAGCCGGATACAGCTGATAGGCATGGTGTTTACCGCCATCAATGGCGTGCAATGGGCGGCCTACCATGCTCGGCAGCGATTTATATGGGCTGAGTTTTCGCCGTTTGTGTCTAGTGTGATTACATTTGCGTTGTTGATATGGGCTTTGCCACGTTTTGGGGTGATGGCGGCGGCGTGGTTGCTTAGCTTGCGCATGGCTTTGCAAACCTTGTTACTTTTGCCGGGCATGGGCAGGGTGGTACGGCCCAACCTTACAAGTTCGGCGATTCAACAAACATGGCAGCGCCTTAAGCCTTTGTTATTGGGTACGGCTTATTACAAAACCGATCCAGTAGTTGATCGGTTTTTGCTTTCCACGGCAACTAGCGGAAGCCTATCACTATATTATCTCGCACAGCAGATTTATGGCGCAATTAGTCAGATTATCAATAAAGCGATAGTGGCACCTTTGGTGCCAGTTTTGAGTACGTCATATAAAAAACAGGACAGCGAACTGTTCCGGAAAATTTATCGACGTAAATTATTTCAAGTCGCCATTGCTGGATTTTTAGGATTGTTATTTTTTGCCGCGCTAGGAAGGCAGTTTTTGAGTATTCTGGTGGAATATCGCAAGGTTTCCGGTCAAGACGTCGAATTATTATGGATGATGATGTTATTGATGTCGGGACAGTTTGTTATTGGAAACTTGGGTATGGTTATGACTTCAATGTTTTATGCCGTGGGAGATACAAAATCTCCAACTATCGTTGGTATTTATGCGTATACCTTTGGAATTTTTTTTAAAATTTCTCTGTTTTACTGGATGGGTAATTTAGGACTGGCATTGGGCGTTTCAATTTATTTTTTGATTTCATTAATCTTGATGCAAAATAAAATTACTGAAAAAAAATATGTTTAA